From the genome of Alicyclobacillus sp. SO9:
CATGCATTCGCTCTGTCCGAACGCGGGCTTTGCTTGGTAAAACTAAACCGGATAAACGAAGCCATTCAAGACGGTGTCCAAGCCACCTTTATGGTTCAATCGGACCGACAGCTTCAGAGCAGTCTGTATCTTGCTTTGGCACATATTTATTACAATGCTCAAATGCCGGCGAAAACACTGGAGGTTGTTAGTAAAATTCTTGAACTCGGCACCTCCGGTTTACCGTATGACGAAAAGAAGCAACTTTATGGTTTGCAGTTGGAATCGGATTTGCAAGTACGACAACTTGCAGGCGCAATTAGCGCTGGCGTAGATTATTTGCAAGTCTAGCCTCACATTTCCGGAAAAATAATAGAAATCGATGAAGTTCTCGACAATGAGTAATAAATCGACACAAATCTATGTGTTCGTGTCGATTTATCATCCTGGCACTTTCGAGCTTGCCATCAGTCAACGGCGTCAGTCAATCACGAGTCACAAACCGTTTTGACCGCTTTGAGGTCTGTTCCAAAGCACCGGGTCAGTGTTTGCCAAACGTGAACAAGTGTTTTGTGGTCTGTCCGATACTTTCGAAGAGGTTCGCCTTTCTAACGCTCTGTGCGGATACCAACGTTGCTGAGGCAACCACGTCATCATCATTCACAATTTTCAGCGTACCAACCTTTTGCCCTGCTTTAATCGGTGCCTTCAATTTATTCAGTTCCACTTGAGTTTTATAGTTTGGCTTTTCCCCTTTTTTGTGTATGACACCTACCGTGTCGGAAGTTTGAATGCTAACTCTTTCCGGAACCCCGTGTGGAACGCGAACCTGCCGAATCACCTGCTGGGGTTGATAAAGAATTTTGGACGTGTATTGACCAAAGGTCCAATCGAGCATCTGTGTAATTTCCCGGTTCCGAATGGTAATTTTAGGCTCACCCATGGCAACAGCAATCACTCGAAATCCTTTTCTTTTTGCTGTGGCTGACAAACAGTACTTCGCCTCTGACGTATAACCTGTTTTAAGTCCGTCCATTCCATCATAGAAGCGAACGAGTTTGTTCGTATTGACAAGCCAAAGCGGATGACTGGAGTTTTCGCGCAGATAATCACTGTACACGGAAGTCCATTTTGTAATCTGCTGGTGCTGTAACAGTGCCCTGGACATGACGGCAACATCTTTTGCAGAGCTGTAATGATGCTCAGCGGGCAGACCATTACAGTTCACAAAATGGGTGTGATTCATGCCAAGTTCCTTCGCACGTTGATTCATCTTTTTCACAAACTCCGACTCTGTGCCCGCCATATGCTCAGCGATGGCTACGCAAGCATCGTTCGCTGAGGCCATGGCAATACCTTTCATCATGTCATTCAGCGACATTTTTTCTCCCGGCTCAAGGAAAATCTGCGAGCCGCCCATGCTTGCTGCGTGTTCACTAGCGGTAATTGTGTCAGTCAATTTCAACTGACCTTTTTCAATGGCTTCCATGGCCAACAGCATGGTCATAATCTTTGTGATGCTCGCCATGGGTAATTCCTTATTCGCGTCTTTTTCAAACAGCACTTTTTTTGTTGCAAAATCCATAATCACTGCAGACTGTGCATTTTCGGCTAAGTCCGTGTCTTGTTTCTCACTGGACACTGGCTTATGTGTTCCGGATTGAAGCACAGGAGGATGAATGTTAACTTCAACTTTATCTGCAGATTGTGAACTGGCAAAAGCAGATACCGGTGTGAACAACAAGGCCGTAGCACAGCTAACTGCTACGGTAAACTTGACGCTTCGGCTCCCCTTCTTTTGCAAAACAGTCACTCCTTTCCCTAAGGTCGTGATTTTGCGGTCACCTTAGCTTGCACAGTTTGTAAAGTCTTTATAGGCTGTAAGAACAAAGATAAGCATGGAAATAAACGTAAAAAAGCGAGCCGTTTGGCTCGCTGTTAAGACTCTATATTCGGCTGTTCAGAATCATCCCTGTGAACATAATTCCGATAAATAAACGTTTGGCACAGGGTTCCTTTGCTGGTTCCTACAATATCGCTTCCGTTCGTCATGACCTCAATCGAATCAGCGGAACAGGATTCCCTGTCATTGTATGCACATTCTTCAACGTAACACCGGACACCTTTTGGCATCTTTCATCCCCTCCCCATCTATAGAATGGGCGGAATGAAAGCTGCTATACCTGAGACTTATTCCCTCACCACAACTTTGACAACACGCTTGTTCCAGTGGAAGCTGCGGACGACGGCAGTGAAAAGTATTCGGCAATAGTAGCGCCAATGTCCGCAAATGTCTCCCTGTCACCCAACGACACGGACCTTGTCATCGTCTTGTTAAAGAGCAGCAGCGGTACCCATTCACGAGTGTGGTCTGTTCCTGGGACCGTCGGGTCACAACCGTGATCGGCCGTGATACACAGCAAGTCATCATCTCGAAGCAAGTCAAGGACTTTTGTCAACTGCACATCAAACTCCTCGATGGCCCTTCCAAAGCCTTCTGGATTGTTACGATGACCGTAGAGTGCATCAAAATCAACAAGATTTGCGTAAATTAGACCGCTATCCTGGACTTGCATCCGCTCCACCAATTGATTCATTCCATCCTGATTGCTTTCCGTATGTATGGCCGTGGTAATGCCTGATCCGCCGTAGATGTCACTGATTTTCCCAATTCCACAGACCGGTAGTTCATGACGCTGCAGCGTATTCAGAACCGTATCTCCGAACGTCAGTGAAAAATCTTTGCGCCTGTGCGTCCGTTGGTAAGCTCCTTTAGAACCCGTAAACGGACGTGCAATCACACGACCCACCCCATGCTCACCAACCAGAATGGAGCGAGCATACCTACACCAGTCATACAGGGTGTCTACAGGTACGACAGACTCATGTGCGGCAACTTGAAAGACACTGTCTGCAGACGTGTAGACAATAGGCCGTCCAGTGTCCTCGTGCAATGGACCATATTCTTCGATGACAACCGTTCCTGAGGCGGGCTCGTTACAAAGCACTCTCTTTCCGGTATAGTCTTCAAACGGCTTGATGACTTCTCGGGGGAACCCATCGGGATATGTGGGCAACGGGTTTTCAAGGATTACTCCGACAAATTCCCAGTGGCCATTGGTGGTATCCTTGCCGTACGACACTTCACGCATTCTGCCATAGGCGCCCGGCTTGAGAGACTTTGGAACACCGTCAATCGGTGTAATATTCCCAAGTCCAAGCTGTGCTAAATTTGGTACATTCAAACCGCCCAATGCGTCGGCGACGTGGGCTATTGTATTGCTCTGCTCGTCTGCTGCTCCGTATCTTTCGGCGTCAGGTGCTGCCCCTATACCGACACTATCCAAGACAATCCAAATGCAGCGTTTGCGAGTATCCATCCTCATTCCCCCCAGGTGTCTGAATTACGCGCGAGGATGAGCCGTCGCATACACTTCTTTCAAACGTCCTCGCGTCACATGTGTATAAATCTGTGTTGTCGAGATATCCGCATGACCCAGCATTTCTTGAACTGACCGTAGATCCGCTCCCCGTTCCAGTAAATGAGTTGCAAACGAGTGACGTAGAGTGTGCGGTGTGATGTCTTTCGTAATGCCGGCAGCCTGACTGTATTTTTTTAACAGTTTCCAAAACCCTTGCCGTGACATCTGCTCACCCAAATGATTTAAAAACAATGCTTCAGTCTGATGCTTACGCAGTAACTTGTCCCTGCTGCCATTCAGATATCCTCGCAACGCACCTTGGGCCACATCACCAATAGGAATAATTCGCTCCTTTGACCCCTTGCCCATACACTTCAAAAATCCTGCCGATAAATTTACATCAGAAATTTGAATTGATATCAGTTCGGTCACGCGGATGCCAGTTGCGTACAGTAGTTCCAACATGGCTTTGTCTCGAATTCCAGATGCCGAGGCCGTGTTTGGCGCACTCAACAGCCGTTCAACTTCGTCCACAGTCAACACCTTTGGCAGACGCTTTTCAATTTTTGGTGTTTCTACATGAACGGTGGGATCCGCTTCTATGACTTCTGAGCGAAGCAAGTAATGATAAAAAGACCGCAAGCTTGCCAGATTCCGGGACATGGTGGAATTGGCTCTCCCGCAGCTTTGCAGGTAGGACATGTAACCTAATAGATGAGTGCGATTGGCCTCAAGCAGTCCCGTAGACGACAGCTTTTTGAGGTAAACAGCAAAGGAGGTTAAATCGCGTTGATAGGATTCAAGCGTGTTTTTTGATAAACCTCTCTCTACAGATAAGTAATCAATGAAACCAGATATCCATTCCGTCATGTGCAGTCCCTCGATTCCCCGGTATCACGTCTTCCTTGGTATTCCACACGTCGGGTCAAAGTCCTGCCTCAAATCGACAAAGGTTCTCATTACCAAAGGTCGCATGTTAAACTGCTCCAAATCTCCAAAAATCGATAATTTCATTTTCCAACTTTTTTTCCAAACTGACAACTCGCTGGTTTCCGATAGCCTTGCTGACCGAAACGTATGGCTTTTGCGGAGTTTTATAGGGATTAGCTGGCGCATATCTAAGAATAAAATGCCATCCGGCAAAAATGGCAGCGGCCACTATGCAGAATGTCAAAAAGGCGGAAAACATCGTTCCAATCGATTGACCTGAACTGTCATTGCTCATTGAAACGCCCCCCTTACGCTCTAGCCATTTTTCATAATAGCAAGCGCTGTATCCATTGAATCTGGCTGTAACTCATCTTCAAAGTCCAATACATTTCGTTTTTCCGTCCCGCAGACAAGACATCTGTGAACCACTTGATAGCCTTTTTTCGGATTGTAAAGGACGGCTACCGGTTTCATGAGTCCACCGCAGTCCGCGCTTCTGTCACCGGGATTGTCGTCGAGATGAACCGAATACAGACACTGCGGACAATGGTTACGACACGACTTCGCCGACGGCTGTACATGTTTTCCACAATGACTGCAGACAAAACCTTCGTTGATGTCCGTAAACTTGCGCACCGATTCAAATCCTTTCAGGTTGACTTAGCTTCTCTCGAGGCCGCTACTTACCAATTAAAACCGCTGACAGTAAGTGAGGCATTACAAACGCCTGCAGGCCGGCACTAACCATCAGTCCTGCAGCACACAAAACGTATAGTCCAGTATATCCCAAGAACCTGATTGACAATGTAGTCAACGATTCAGTTTTTTGCAAAATTCTTGAGGAAAATCGAACAGCCATCACACCTGCGACGAGTAACACCAGAATAGAAATAAGCTGGTGAGTAAAAATACCCAAGCCAGCAAGAACGAGCCCTTTCCAACCGAACTGAATGACCGTAAAACCCACTGCAAAGCCTACACTAAAAGACCGTAAAAACAACACCACCGCAACAAAGGGAAGACCGATGACAGACACACCGAACAACCACAGCAACCCGAGCACCTGCAGGTCACCTGTTACACGCTGCCACCACAAATCAGAAGGGCTTGCCAACTGATGATGTGAAATGGCATTTAGCAAATTGTTTACAGAAGCAGATAAAACTGACACATCACTCTGGTTCAATTGGCCGGCTACAGCCCCTCCAAATAACAAACCTATGGCACAAATACCGATTAGAAACATCCACACATGAATGTGAGGTTCTGCTTTGTGTTTAATGGTAGACCATGATTCATAGAGATTCACTTTCAGCGGAACTGCCATTGCCTTCACAAGACATCCCTCCGGACTGTACAAGTTCTCTATGAATCTATGCGCAGCCAAAATCTTTTATGTCCCGTTCAGGATTCAATGACTTTTCCGTAAGTTCCCCCTCCGCCAATCCTGTAGCGTAAGTTTCCATCTCGGGCCGCAATTATCTTGTATGCCAGTTTCTCTCCTACAGTGTCTGCTAATTCAGTCTCATTCGCTTCATGCAGGACCTTCATTTCTGACCCAAACGTTTCTATCAGTTTCACTCTCGTTTTTGGCCCCAATCCAGGAACAAACTCCAACGGAATCTGTGACTGATACGGCGGTCGATGGGATGGGTGCTGCGGAGTGTTCAAGTCTCGTAGTTCAAGCCATCTGTCATAAACTCCCTTCGTTACGGAGGAAGACCCGCAATTACGACATGTCGTATCTCCTGAGGCACACGGCTCCCCGCACGCATTGCATGTGGTGCGGTGGTATTTTCCCAGTTTGGGCTCAAGACCGTAGTTCGCTGCCACGGCCCGCCCCATCTCGCGACGAAGGGCTTTTCTCACTTCTTCAAAACTGAGGTCTTCGTCCACGTGCAGTGCATTGTATTCTCTTGCAATTTTTGCTAGAGAGTGTGCATCGGAATTGGTAAGGAAAGTATAGTCCGAGAGTTCGCTGATGGAATCGGCCATGTCTGTATTCGCGGACAATCCAAGTTCAATCGCATCGACACCGTCCGTATCCAGTATTTCTGACAAACGGTTGACACAGCTTCCGTAAAGCCCCTTGTGGGGCGTGAAAGCATGGTGAACAACGAAGATGCCATTTCTATCATCCACTTGTTCCTGCAACTTTGCTGCGGTTGTTCTAGCCTTTTGTGAAGATAGATTTACGTTTGTCTGAACTGTGGCTAACCACATGGAAAAGTCGCGGGCTGCGGCCAAGGTAGGAAACCAGCACCCGAAGTGGGCGGCACCACCCTGCGGACCTGAAATTTCCACTTCCGCTCCCGGAATCGCCAAGAGCCGGCTCTGGTATAGATATCCGCCACACTGTGTCAGTTCAAGTTGACCCATGTCAATTAGACTTTGAA
Proteins encoded in this window:
- a CDS encoding D-alanyl-D-alanine carboxypeptidase family protein: MQKKGSRSVKFTVAVSCATALLFTPVSAFASSQSADKVEVNIHPPVLQSGTHKPVSSEKQDTDLAENAQSAVIMDFATKKVLFEKDANKELPMASITKIMTMLLAMEAIEKGQLKLTDTITASEHAASMGGSQIFLEPGEKMSLNDMMKGIAMASANDACVAIAEHMAGTESEFVKKMNQRAKELGMNHTHFVNCNGLPAEHHYSSAKDVAVMSRALLQHQQITKWTSVYSDYLRENSSHPLWLVNTNKLVRFYDGMDGLKTGYTSEAKYCLSATAKRKGFRVIAVAMGEPKITIRNREITQMLDWTFGQYTSKILYQPQQVIRQVRVPHGVPERVSIQTSDTVGVIHKKGEKPNYKTQVELNKLKAPIKAGQKVGTLKIVNDDDVVASATLVSAQSVRKANLFESIGQTTKHLFTFGKH
- a CDS encoding DUF1540 domain-containing protein, yielding MPKGVRCYVEECAYNDRESCSADSIEVMTNGSDIVGTSKGTLCQTFIYRNYVHRDDSEQPNIES
- a CDS encoding phosphopentomutase, whose translation is MDTRKRCIWIVLDSVGIGAAPDAERYGAADEQSNTIAHVADALGGLNVPNLAQLGLGNITPIDGVPKSLKPGAYGRMREVSYGKDTTNGHWEFVGVILENPLPTYPDGFPREVIKPFEDYTGKRVLCNEPASGTVVIEEYGPLHEDTGRPIVYTSADSVFQVAAHESVVPVDTLYDWCRYARSILVGEHGVGRVIARPFTGSKGAYQRTHRRKDFSLTFGDTVLNTLQRHELPVCGIGKISDIYGGSGITTAIHTESNQDGMNQLVERMQVQDSGLIYANLVDFDALYGHRNNPEGFGRAIEEFDVQLTKVLDLLRDDDLLCITADHGCDPTVPGTDHTREWVPLLLFNKTMTRSVSLGDRETFADIGATIAEYFSLPSSAASTGTSVLSKLW
- the xerD gene encoding site-specific tyrosine recombinase XerD; translated protein: MTEWISGFIDYLSVERGLSKNTLESYQRDLTSFAVYLKKLSSTGLLEANRTHLLGYMSYLQSCGRANSTMSRNLASLRSFYHYLLRSEVIEADPTVHVETPKIEKRLPKVLTVDEVERLLSAPNTASASGIRDKAMLELLYATGIRVTELISIQISDVNLSAGFLKCMGKGSKERIIPIGDVAQGALRGYLNGSRDKLLRKHQTEALFLNHLGEQMSRQGFWKLLKKYSQAAGITKDITPHTLRHSFATHLLERGADLRSVQEMLGHADISTTQIYTHVTRGRLKEVYATAHPRA
- a CDS encoding RNHCP domain-containing protein, which gives rise to MRKFTDINEGFVCSHCGKHVQPSAKSCRNHCPQCLYSVHLDDNPGDRSADCGGLMKPVAVLYNPKKGYQVVHRCLVCGTEKRNVLDFEDELQPDSMDTALAIMKNG
- the spoIIM gene encoding stage II sporulation protein M, with product MAVPLKVNLYESWSTIKHKAEPHIHVWMFLIGICAIGLLFGGAVAGQLNQSDVSVLSASVNNLLNAISHHQLASPSDLWWQRVTGDLQVLGLLWLFGVSVIGLPFVAVVLFLRSFSVGFAVGFTVIQFGWKGLVLAGLGIFTHQLISILVLLVAGVMAVRFSSRILQKTESLTTLSIRFLGYTGLYVLCAAGLMVSAGLQAFVMPHLLSAVLIGK
- a CDS encoding endonuclease Q family protein; this translates as MMKTAYADFHIHIGFSHHQPVKITAAKNLTLKDLLEHALHEKGLQIVTVIDGVCPSVQADFQSLIDMGQLELTQCGGYLYQSRLLAIPGAEVEISGPQGGAAHFGCWFPTLAAARDFSMWLATVQTNVNLSSQKARTTAAKLQEQVDDRNGIFVVHHAFTPHKGLYGSCVNRLSEILDTDGVDAIELGLSANTDMADSISELSDYTFLTNSDAHSLAKIAREYNALHVDEDLSFEEVRKALRREMGRAVAANYGLEPKLGKYHRTTCNACGEPCASGDTTCRNCGSSSVTKGVYDRWLELRDLNTPQHPSHRPPYQSQIPLEFVPGLGPKTRVKLIETFGSEMKVLHEANETELADTVGEKLAYKIIAARDGNLRYRIGGGGTYGKVIES